The following proteins are co-located in the Pan troglodytes isolate AG18354 chromosome 5, NHGRI_mPanTro3-v2.0_pri, whole genome shotgun sequence genome:
- the BAG2 gene encoding BAG family molecular chaperone regulator 2 isoform X1, giving the protein MAQAKINAKANEGRFCRSSSMADRSSRLLESLDQLELRVEALREAATAVEQEKEILLEMIHSIQNSQDMRQISDGEREELNLTANRLMGRTLTVEVSVETIRNPQQQESLKHATRIIDEVVNKFLDDLGNAKSHLMSLYSACSSEVPHGPVDQKFQSIVIGCALEDQKKIKRRLETLLRNIENSDKAIKLLEHSKGAGSKTLQQNAESRFN; this is encoded by the exons ATGGCTCAGGCGAAGATCAACGCTAAAGCCAACGAGGGGCGCTTCTGCCGCTCCTCCTCCATGGCTGACCGCTCCAGCCGCCTGCTGGAGAGCCTGGACCAGCTGGAGCTCAG GGTTGAAGCTTTGAGAGAAGCAGCAACTGCTGttgagcaagagaaagaaatcctTCTGGAAATGATCCACAGTATCCAAAATAGCCAGGACATGAGGCAGATCAGTGACG gagaaagagaagaattaaatCTGACTGCAAACCGTTTGATGGGAAGAACTCTCACCGTTGAAGTGTCAGTAGAAACAATTAGAAACCCCCAGCAGCAAGAATCCCTAAAGCATGCCACAAGGATTATTGATGAGGTGGTCAATAAGTTTCTGGATGATTTGGGAAATGCCAAGAGTCATTTAATGTCGCTCTACAGTGCATGTTCATCTGAGGTGCCACATGGGCCAGTTGATCAGAAGTTTCAATCCATAGTAATTGGCTGTGCTCTTGAAGATcagaagaaaattaagagaagATTAGAGACTCTGCTTAGAAATATTGAAAACTCTGACAAGGCCATCAAGCTATTAGAGCATTCTAAAGGAGCTGGTTCCAAAACTCTGCAACAAAATGCTGAAAGCAGATTCAATTAG
- the BAG2 gene encoding BAG family molecular chaperone regulator 2 isoform X2, with translation MPHMWVEALREAATAVEQEKEILLEMIHSIQNSQDMRQISDGEREELNLTANRLMGRTLTVEVSVETIRNPQQQESLKHATRIIDEVVNKFLDDLGNAKSHLMSLYSACSSEVPHGPVDQKFQSIVIGCALEDQKKIKRRLETLLRNIENSDKAIKLLEHSKGAGSKTLQQNAESRFN, from the exons ATGCCTCACATGTG GGTTGAAGCTTTGAGAGAAGCAGCAACTGCTGttgagcaagagaaagaaatcctTCTGGAAATGATCCACAGTATCCAAAATAGCCAGGACATGAGGCAGATCAGTGACG gagaaagagaagaattaaatCTGACTGCAAACCGTTTGATGGGAAGAACTCTCACCGTTGAAGTGTCAGTAGAAACAATTAGAAACCCCCAGCAGCAAGAATCCCTAAAGCATGCCACAAGGATTATTGATGAGGTGGTCAATAAGTTTCTGGATGATTTGGGAAATGCCAAGAGTCATTTAATGTCGCTCTACAGTGCATGTTCATCTGAGGTGCCACATGGGCCAGTTGATCAGAAGTTTCAATCCATAGTAATTGGCTGTGCTCTTGAAGATcagaagaaaattaagagaagATTAGAGACTCTGCTTAGAAATATTGAAAACTCTGACAAGGCCATCAAGCTATTAGAGCATTCTAAAGGAGCTGGTTCCAAAACTCTGCAACAAAATGCTGAAAGCAGATTCAATTAG